AGCGACGAGAAACGCGTGACCCACGGAGCCGTAGAGAATGACGCTCAGAAGAACAGCGGGAATCGCGGCGATAATCGATCCAACCGTCGGCACATAGTTGAGCAGGAAAGCCGCTAGGCCCAGCAGGACCGGGAAGTCGAGCCCCATCACATACGCCCAGCTGCCAAGGATCAGGCCTGTCGTAAGCGAGATCACCGTCTTGATGCCGAGGTAGCTCTGAACCTCCGTAACAACCTTGGAGAGGCGATCCTCTTCGAGACCGTTACGGCCGGTCAGGTATTGGAACTTGGCCGGGAACACCAAAGCCTCACTCAGCATGAACGCCATGATGAGGAAGACCAAGAACGTCATCGACAGGAGGCGTGTGACCCACCCAACCGCGCCCCCTGCAAAGCCGAGGATCGCACCTGGATTGAAGAGCAGGTCGGTATCGACCCAGTCACTCATGATGATGTCAGTTCGAGCCTCGAACGACTCAATCCACACGACCTGAAGCTGCTGCAGCGTGTTGATGTAGGTCGGCAGTTCCCGTTGAAGTTCGGACACCGAGCTGCTCGCCACGAGAATCAGCAGGAAGACTACAGCCACATTGACGATGAGCGGCAGAATGATGGCGCTAGCCTTCGGTAGCCCGTGTTTCCGAAGCCAGACCATCATCGGCAGGCTCAACACCGCGAGGAACAGAGCCAGGGCGGAGGGCAGCAGAATCGGAGCTG
This region of Longimicrobiales bacterium genomic DNA includes:
- a CDS encoding AI-2E family transporter; the encoded protein is MIIDQTDQNPGAKVLFSLACLVVIVFGLQFAAPILLPSALALFLAVLSLPMMVWLRKHGLPKASAIILPLIVNVAVVFLLILVASSSVSELQRELPTYINTLQQLQVVWIESFEARTDIIMSDWVDTDLLFNPGAILGFAGGAVGWVTRLLSMTFLVFLIMAFMLSEALVFPAKFQYLTGRNGLEEDRLSKVVTEVQSYLGIKTVISLTTGLILGSWAYVMGLDFPVLLGLAAFLLNYVPTVGSIIAAIPAVLLSVILYGSVGHAFLVAAGYVVVNLVFGNIIEPNLLGRRLGLSTLVVILSLLFWGFIWGPLGALLSVPLTVVLKIWLENTPDLRWVAILLDKNPPPVADVTADAGD